Genomic window (Blastocatellia bacterium):
AGGTAGACCAAAATCTTCAACGCTACTAGCTGTTTGAGCGCGTGTAGATGTACTACGGGTTTTTGTTACTTTAGTTGTTTCACCTTTTGCTGTTTTTGGTGCGCGATAACTACGGTAAGTGTTACACATACCACAGATTACTTTTTTTATTGTACCATCAGGGTCTTGAGCAACAATGCGATGGATTCTATCCATTCTACAACGTCCACAAAGTGTTTCTATTTCTTCACCAATACGACTGTGGGAAGGAGTTAGGGAATTTACCATAGATAATTTTCTCCAAGCTATTATGCGGCAAGATCATAAAGCTAAATTACAGATTAAGCAAGGCAGAGTTAGCTAGAAAAATGTTTTTTTAATAAAGATTTTTCTGGCAAAGTATTTTCAAAATAAATAAAAACAAATAAAATCTTAACAAAAGACTATTTATTTTTGCTTAATTGGTGTAATTTTAAGCTAAATCTTATTTTTTCTAAATCCAAGCTAACCAATTTAACAAACAAAACCTCATTATTTTGAAGCGAGAACAGTAAATGTCAAAAATTGATGCTAAAAGCCCCTTTCTTTTACAGGAACAACAAATAGATCAAGCCTTGATGCAGCTACGTAATTTGCTACATCAAATGCTTGCTGATATGGCTTCTAATCCTAATGTGGGGATCAAGCGCAAATTATAGGTTTAAAACAACGCTTAACATCTCTATGGAACTTCGTGCATTAGAAAATGATCGCAAAGCTATAGCAGCACAAAAACAATTAATAGAGCTACAAGCCAAATTAACAGAAACGGAAATGATACTTGTTACAACTAGGGATTATGTTATTACCTCTGAAGCAAAATCTGTTGAATTAGAAGCCCGTTTAGAAGATGCCGAAAAGCGTTGGCAATTAGCTAGCCAACAAATACTAAAATTACAAAATGAACTTAATATAGCTAATAGTAGTTTAGAAGCGGCTCAAATACGTACTACGGCTGCTGAACATCGGGCTATTGCTAGTGAAGCTCAAGTTTTAGAGCTAAAAAACCAACTTGAAGAAGCTGAACGTCGGGCCAATGAAGCAGAAGAACGGGCTAATGAAGCAGAAGAGCGAGCAATGAAAATGTATCTTAATGTTACAGAGAAATTAAGAGAAATTCGGGGGAAATAATTTTAGGAGGGTAAAAACTAGACCCCATAATAAAACATTGAGTCTAGTTTTATAAGGATTATAAATTACAAAACTCTACTAAATTTTCTTGTAATTTTTTATATTCTTCTTCACTTAGTTGGTTAAAGTCTGGTTGGTTGATGCGTTTTTGTCCTCCAAAAACAGCAATAACAAAATTTTTGGCTGTTATTGCCCTCCCAAACTTATTACGATAAATCCTATCAATATTAGCAAACTGAGCTTGTGCAGCGTCTAAAGAGTCATAACGCATAATTAAAAAACCTATGCGGTCTTCTCGATGAAACCCTACAGATTCTTCTGAGCCAAACACTGCTACAGCAGCGGGATTTGCTTGGCTAAACTCCCAACCTTTACTTTTTAGATGTGTATAAAGCTGTTGGGCAGTTTTTCCATCTAATGGAGGTTTATTGCTGTTTTTGGTTGGTGCTTCTGGAGAAATAACGTTAAGTTGGCCTGTTGTTGTTTTTGGTTGCTGGTTATTATTGGTTTTGTTGTTTGAACAACCTATAGAAAATAAAATTAAAAAAGTAGAAAATAATAAGACAAGATACTTCATAAAACTTCCTTACAGAACTTCCTTAAAAAATTTTAGGATAGATAAATTTTATTTTTACTTCGTTTTTCGGTCAATAGAGCTTAGAACTAAGTTTTAGCTTTTTCTTTACTTATATCTATTTTTAATCTAGCTAGTATATTATGCGCTCTTGTTGGATTAGTTAAGCTTATTGCTTCTGGTATTGTCACCCAACGACCATCTATAAAACCTTCTTTTTGCTCTACTTTTAATGCTTGATTTGGGTCTAGGCTGTACATTAAATAGTAGCTAATGCGTTTATAAGTAACGGTTTTATTAGAAACTATAAAATAGCCTTCACGTCCAAGAAATTTTTTTATTTTAAGATCAGTTAATCCGGTTTCTTCACCTACTTCTCTTAAAGCAGTTTTTTGGCGGTTTTCTCCTGCCTTACGTCGTCCTTTTGGCAAAACCCAGTCAAGTTGCTCACCTTCACGTTTTAGCAGTAATAAAACTTCTAATTCTAAGTTGTTGCGTAGCACTATTCCACCTGCACCATCTACACGAAGTAACTTCTCATAACGACCTGGTAATTTGCTGCAAGAAATATACTCTAATGATAAATAATTAGCATGATAACCACCTTTGATTGGCTCAAAGTGTGTCCCTGATTCAATTGCAGCAGAAGCAGCGACACGAACAAGTATTTGGGAAGTTTTACGCATTAATTGTTGACGACTTTTAGCTAGTACCAAAGGATTATTAACGCTAGAGCTTAAAACACGATTGGAAATCGCTTCACTTAGTTGTTTACGTGTCAAAAGACAATAAAGCCAAATAGGGAGTTCCAATGACTTAGCTTTTTTTTCTTTTTGAGCTTTACGGGCTTTACGGGCTTTTTTTTCTAAATTGCTAACTAACAAGTCTTCGATGGCTAGCTCCTAAAAAATAACATTATTTTTCTTGGTCGTTTATTTTAACAAAATACTTT
Coding sequences:
- a CDS encoding NUDIX domain-containing protein; translation: MLVSNLEKKARKARKAQKEKKAKSLELPIWLYCLLTRKQLSEAISNRVLSSSVNNPLVLAKSRQQLMRKTSQILVRVAASAAIESGTHFEPIKGGYHANYLSLEYISCSKLPGRYEKLLRVDGAGGIVLRNNLELEVLLLLKREGEQLDWVLPKGRRKAGENRQKTALREVGEETGLTDLKIKKFLGREGYFIVSNKTVTYKRISYYLMYSLDPNQALKVEQKEGFIDGRWVTIPEAISLTNPTRAHNILARLKIDISKEKAKT